The following are from one region of the Oscarella lobularis chromosome 3, ooOscLobu1.1, whole genome shotgun sequence genome:
- the LOC136184488 gene encoding uncharacterized protein produces MFCVAPFCRLLLASILVSFTAAQSGNDAIPTPKPKTKLSTTILYASRAVLRQSLPSKIWSSIDWWSGSYARKGDFYYYNVTETDSYFMDPRIVLKPSANSREVLPALYEASYYYYAVCLATHLDYKLMDSIGSYTGGLSLETPIISLVPLHNWEEEGYKTPYILIPHFGQSFKGRVALELIKAGQLQKNAVLQKVMIFRESLESSSLLTFHEGEASLFSGLPIVDVFVSLDVLEKVVSDIAGETPFPDVLIVDCSLELFEKLARLLVRRGVLSDSSCVVLFHDYQEVNLWSGLTVLQEVNATVYVFGQCRPEWNSCTFNGSLTENGTAAVSREYDPTDFYEALFHDVAEFVTEAGEISQYDPSNTSIFDVPVSWVCRQWESSRPVGPFYYFLVQRYNQFYYYYLYYHGRPHFPFWYKEEGDKILSALQRHCFNGKMGSLAFSEQTLQGCLNKSAIALLPLRLTDVYQNVNESQIRSRWRIDGKWTMSNGLDLAPNVLVLPLQADAVEKRTNKTLRVIGSYDPLFFYIDPEGTAKGVDVELVNFIAETLDFTGVEYTAWNGTSWTMLKALAKSEEWDMAIGAVVASVNAEKIVNLTRFYHTSRLQMVSLSEQVDAWEYAWNFMDPFKWSVWLVILGMIFVSTFVVKWLGLVKEFSDGMWLSFAVIYFMNENRLVVMKNPFGRLFISVLLFVVLVLISSYTANMISFLTADASGGTSDVSLLAFRNRPVSALQHSDELLRLQTSGLRNIVPVTSDEEAASLLFNNSVDAYVADSHLVDRLTRTYCNLTVIQSKLYTRQFSLAAKHQFFVAHGEGVNEAIAKAVFNEKVVDWLHSHLMARLSEHLASDCASDLTEKPLGILNLGGVFVIAGGAAALCVCAKGLVLLTKRSKRVKPS; encoded by the coding sequence ATGTTTTGCGTTGCCCCTTTTTGCCGTCTCCTGCTCGCCAGCATTCTTGTTTCCTTCACTGCTGCGCAATCTGGAAATGACGCTATTCCAACTCCAAAGCCCAAAACGAAGCTGTCGACAACGATTCTGTATGCGAGCAGAGCGGTGCTGAGGCAAAGCCTTCCATCAAAAATTTGGTCGTCCATAGACTGGTGGTCAGGGTCGTACGCGAGAAAAGGAGACTTTTATTATTACAACGTGACAGAAACCGATTCGTACTTTATGGACCCAAGAATTGTTTTGAAACCGTCAGCCAACTCCAGAGAAGTTCTTCCAGCTTTGTACGAGGCGAGCTACTATTATTACGCCGTCTGCTTGGCAACGCACTTGGACTACAAGCTGATGGATTCTATTGGGTCGTACACGGGTGGACTATCTTTGGAAACGCCCATTATATCCTTGGTGCCTCTTCACAATTGGGAAGAAGAAGGCTATAAAACTCCTTACATTTTGATTCCTCATTTTGGCCAATCGTTTAAGGGCCGAGTTGCTTTGGAGCTAATTAAGGCCGGacaactacaaaaaaatgcCGTCTTACAGAAAGTAATGATCTTCAGAGAGAGCCTcgaatcgtcttctttaCTGACGTTTCACGAGGGGGAAGCTTCTTTATTTAGTGGGCTGCCAATAGTCGACGTTTTTGTGAGCTTGGATGTCCTGGAAAAAGTGGTCAGCGACATTGCCGGAGAGACACCGTTTCCCGATGTGCTCATTGTTGATTGCTCTCTGGAACTTTTTGAAAAACTCGCTCGTCTCTTAGTCAGACGCGGTGTTCTGAGCGACTCGAGTTGCGTTGTTCTATTTCACGATTATCAGGAGGTGAATCTCTGGAGTGGGCTGACAGTTCTCCAAGAGGTCAATGCAACCGTTTATGTGTTTGGCCAGTGTAGGCCAGAGTGGAACTCATGCACTTTCAATGGTTCTTTGACAGAGAATGGCACAGCTGCCGTCTCCAGAGAATACGATCCGACGGACTTTTATGAGGCCCTGTTTCATGACGTGGCCGAGTTTGTAACGGAAGCTGGAGAGATAAGCCAGTACGACCCTTCCAATACCAGTATCTTTGACGTTCCCGTTTCCTGGGTTTGTCGTCAGTGGGAGTCATCTCGGCCAGTCGGTCCATTTTACTACTTTCTGGTACAAAGATATAACCAATTTTATTATTACTACCTGTATTATCATGGAAGGCCTCACTTTCCGTTTTGGtacaaagaagaaggcgacaAAATTCTTTCTGCTCTTCAACGTCACTGTTTTAATGGGAAAATGGGCAGCTTGGCCTTTAGCGAGCAGACACTTCAAGGCTGCCTCAACAAATCAGCAATAGCTCTTTTACCTCTCAGGTTGACAGACGTCTACCAGAATGTAAATGAAAGTCAAATCAGATCGAGGTGGAGAATTGATGGAAAGTGGACAATGTCCAATGGATTAGATTTAGCACCGAATGTATTGGTCTTACCACTACAAGCTGATGCGGTGGAGAAGAGGACAAATAAGACTTTGAGGGTCATAGGCTCATATGAtcctctctttttctacATTGACCCAGAGGGAACAGCAAAAGGAGTAGACGTTGAACTTGTAAACTTTATTGCCGAGACTCTCGACTTCACTGGCGTGGAATACACCGCGTGGAACGGTACGAGCTGGACTATGCTCAAAGCATTAGCCAAATCGGAAGAATGGGACATGGCCATTGGCGCCGTTGTCGCCTCAGTCAACGCGGAGAAAATCGTGAATCTTACTCGATTTTATCACACTTCGCGTCTCCAAATGGTGTCTCTGTCAGAGCAAGTCGACGCGTGGGAATATGCGTGGAACTTTATGGATCCCTTCAAATGGTCCGTGTGGCTCGTCATTTTGGGAATGATattcgtttcgacgttcgtcgttAAATGGCTGGGACTGGTCAAAGAGTTTTCCGACGGAATGTGGCTCAGCTTTGCGGTGATATATTTCATGAACGAAAATCGCCTCGTGGTAATGAAGAATCCGTTTGGACGTCTTTTCATCAGCGTTCtactcttcgtcgttctcgttctcatATCATCGTACACCGCTAATATGATATCATTTTTGACAGCTGACGCCAGCGGTGGAACTTCTGATGTCAGTCTGTTGGCGTTTAGAAATCGTCCTGTTAGCGCCCTTCAACATTCCGACGAACTACTTAGACTGCAAACGTCTGGGCTGAGGAATATTGTTCCAGTCACGAGCGACGAGGAGGCAGCTTCTCTGCTATTCAATAACTCGGTGGATGCGTACGTGGCAGATTCACATCTAGTCGATCGTCTTACCCGTACGTATTGCAATTTGACAGTCATTCAGAGTAAATTATATACACGACAATTTTCTCTCGCTGCGAAACATCAATTTTTTGTGGCACACGGAGAAGGAGTGAATGAAGCGATTGCCAAGGCGGTATTCAATGAAAAAGTTGTCGATTGGCTTCACAGCCACCTAATGGCGAGATTGTCAGAACATCTGGCGTCTGATTGCGCGTCTGATCTAACAGAAAAGCCGCTTGGCATACTGAACCTAGGCGGGGTGTTTGTAATTGCTGGCGGAGCGGCTGCGCTCTGCGTCTGTGCCAAAGGATTAGTCCTACTCACCAAACGTAGCAAACGAGTCAAACCGTCCTGA
- the LOC136184789 gene encoding heparanase-like isoform X1, producing the protein MMLKAVVFAVWLSSAISINVVEFDVDTSKLYTRTSEYLVSVTIDAQNIRKNWLGAQEFKAERMINMAKALSPAVLRLGGTAEDTITFNETATELGNFPNGSYAMNATQWDIINNFAMRINWNLTFGLNSLLRNPNGSWNSANALKLFKYTKSKGYQVSWELGNEPDIKQHQINFTVHPEQMAHDFQTLRSIIDNLSLNPTASIRLAGPDTTKVSKTGASDYYSRFLKTLGDGVVDAVTWHHYYGSNVHVTSDNFHDVQTLDSLIPALQFARSHAERFAPSAELWLGETNSFTGGGIENLTDAYASGFLWLDKLGLAAATNHSVVCRQQFYGNTNYVSLLDKYLNPNPDYFTTLLHKRLVGRGVLNVSGSTNVNRTVRVYAHCASSQNRYEPGAVALLVVNIEKNSVQLKLGSLGGSQVDLYLLTPTSGSIDSREIDLNGETLRLINNSTLPDVSPKKLAPPTSITFPALTYGYVVLPNAKAEACIHD; encoded by the exons ATGATGCTCAAGGCCGTCGTCTTTGCCGTCTGGCTTTCTTCTGCCATATCGATcaatgtcgtcgaattcgacgttgaCACGAGCAAATTGTACACTCGCACTTCGGAATACTTGGTCTCCGTAACGATTGATGCGCAAAATATTCGCAAAAATTGGCTCGGCGCGCAAGAATTCAAAGCTGAGCGAATGATAAACATGGCCAAGGCTCTCTCCCCAGCGGTTCTGCGCCTTGGAGGAACGGCCGAAGACACGATCACCTTCAATGAGACAGCCACAGAATTGGGCAACTTTCCCAATGGATCGTACGCAATGAACGCCACCCAGTGGGACATCATCAACAATTTTGCAATGAGAATCAATTGGAATTTGACGTTTGGGTTAAACAGTCTGCTGAGAAATCCAAATGGGAGTTGGAATTCAGCCAATGCCCTGAAACTCTTCAAGTATACGAAATCCAAGGGGTATCAAGTCAGTTGGGAGCTCGGAAACG AGCCGGATATCAAGCAGCATCAGATCAATTTCACTGTCCACCCAGAGCAAATGGCTCACGATTTTCAGACACTTCGTTCTATCATAGACAACTTGAGCCTCAATCCGACAGCCTCAATTCGATTGGCTGGACCAGATACAACCAAAGTGAGCAAAACCGGCGCCTCTGACTATTATTCAAG GTTTCTCAAAACGTTGGGTGATGGCGTAGTCGATGCCGTGACCTGGCACCA TTATTACGGAAGCAACGTACACGTTACATCTGATAATTTTCACGACGTTCAGACGCTGGACAGTCTAATACCAGCTTTGCAATTTGCAAGATCGCATGCTGAACGCTTTGCACCCAGTGCAGAGTTGTGGCTTGGAGAGACAAATTCCTTTACCGGAGGAGGAATCGAAAATCTCACCGACGCTTATGCCAGCGGATTTCT TTGGCTAGACAAACTGGGTCTTGCAGCAGCAACAAATCATTCTGTTGTATGCCGTCAGCAATTTTACGGCAATACCAATTACGTCTCTCTTCTTGATAAGTATCTGAATCCCAATCCA GATTATTTCACGACTCTTCTGCACAAACGACTCGTTGGAAGAGGCGTCTTGAATGTTTCAGGAAGCACGAACGTCAACAGGACAGTCCGCGTTTATGCTCACTGTGCCTCGTCCCAAAA TAGGTATGAGCCCGGCGCCGTTGCTCTTCTCGTTGTCAACATCGAAAAGAATTCGGTCCAGCTAAAGCTCGGTTCTCTCGGGGGGAGTCAGGTGGACTTGTATCTTTTGACTCCGACTAGCGGATCTATTGACAGCCG GGAAATCGACTTGAACGGCGAAACACTTCGCCTAATCAACAACTCGACTCTACCCGATGTCTCTCCAAAGAAACTGGCGCCTCCGACGTCCATTACGTTTCCTGCTTTGACCTACGGCTACGTCGTACTCCCCAATGCCAAAGCCGAAGCCTGCATACATGACTGA
- the LOC136184789 gene encoding heparanase-like isoform X2 → MMLKAVVFAVWLSSAISINVVEFDVDTSKLYTRTSEYLVSVTIDAQNIRKNWLGAQEFKAERMINMAKALSPAVLRLGGTAEDTITFNETATELGNFPNGSYAMNATQWDIINNFAMRINWNLTFGLNSLLRNPNGSWNSANALKLFKYTKSKGYQVSWELGNEPDIKQHQINFTVHPEQMAHDFQTLRSIIDNLSLNPTASIRLAGPDTTKVSKTGASDYYSRFLKTLGDGVVDAVTWHHYYGSNVHVTSDNFHDVQTLDSLIPALQFARSHAERFAPSAELWLGETNSFTGGGIENLTDAYASGFLWLDKLGLAAATNHSVVCRQQFYGNTNYVSLLDKYLNPNPDYFTTLLHKRLVGRGVLNVSGSTNVNRTVRVYAHCASSQKYEPGAVALLVVNIEKNSVQLKLGSLGGSQVDLYLLTPTSGSIDSREIDLNGETLRLINNSTLPDVSPKKLAPPTSITFPALTYGYVVLPNAKAEACIHD, encoded by the exons ATGATGCTCAAGGCCGTCGTCTTTGCCGTCTGGCTTTCTTCTGCCATATCGATcaatgtcgtcgaattcgacgttgaCACGAGCAAATTGTACACTCGCACTTCGGAATACTTGGTCTCCGTAACGATTGATGCGCAAAATATTCGCAAAAATTGGCTCGGCGCGCAAGAATTCAAAGCTGAGCGAATGATAAACATGGCCAAGGCTCTCTCCCCAGCGGTTCTGCGCCTTGGAGGAACGGCCGAAGACACGATCACCTTCAATGAGACAGCCACAGAATTGGGCAACTTTCCCAATGGATCGTACGCAATGAACGCCACCCAGTGGGACATCATCAACAATTTTGCAATGAGAATCAATTGGAATTTGACGTTTGGGTTAAACAGTCTGCTGAGAAATCCAAATGGGAGTTGGAATTCAGCCAATGCCCTGAAACTCTTCAAGTATACGAAATCCAAGGGGTATCAAGTCAGTTGGGAGCTCGGAAACG AGCCGGATATCAAGCAGCATCAGATCAATTTCACTGTCCACCCAGAGCAAATGGCTCACGATTTTCAGACACTTCGTTCTATCATAGACAACTTGAGCCTCAATCCGACAGCCTCAATTCGATTGGCTGGACCAGATACAACCAAAGTGAGCAAAACCGGCGCCTCTGACTATTATTCAAG GTTTCTCAAAACGTTGGGTGATGGCGTAGTCGATGCCGTGACCTGGCACCA TTATTACGGAAGCAACGTACACGTTACATCTGATAATTTTCACGACGTTCAGACGCTGGACAGTCTAATACCAGCTTTGCAATTTGCAAGATCGCATGCTGAACGCTTTGCACCCAGTGCAGAGTTGTGGCTTGGAGAGACAAATTCCTTTACCGGAGGAGGAATCGAAAATCTCACCGACGCTTATGCCAGCGGATTTCT TTGGCTAGACAAACTGGGTCTTGCAGCAGCAACAAATCATTCTGTTGTATGCCGTCAGCAATTTTACGGCAATACCAATTACGTCTCTCTTCTTGATAAGTATCTGAATCCCAATCCA GATTATTTCACGACTCTTCTGCACAAACGACTCGTTGGAAGAGGCGTCTTGAATGTTTCAGGAAGCACGAACGTCAACAGGACAGTCCGCGTTTATGCTCACTGTGCCTCGTCCCAAAA GTATGAGCCCGGCGCCGTTGCTCTTCTCGTTGTCAACATCGAAAAGAATTCGGTCCAGCTAAAGCTCGGTTCTCTCGGGGGGAGTCAGGTGGACTTGTATCTTTTGACTCCGACTAGCGGATCTATTGACAGCCG GGAAATCGACTTGAACGGCGAAACACTTCGCCTAATCAACAACTCGACTCTACCCGATGTCTCTCCAAAGAAACTGGCGCCTCCGACGTCCATTACGTTTCCTGCTTTGACCTACGGCTACGTCGTACTCCCCAATGCCAAAGCCGAAGCCTGCATACATGACTGA